A genomic window from Desulfobotulus mexicanus includes:
- a CDS encoding DUF4198 domain-containing protein: MKKRSSAICILPIPEPRRGTCFFPLLLTLLFFLPMTSPADPGFLFLEPGPEMRRSGGGNAHGGGHGSGAGTQRKKEGQDTSENETHSGSKKTGMKEKGEKSPMESQGKGHPGSRASEPEKGEKKEREKRAAMSHPAHYTLLLGWPPAIKAEASKELLRAETAILRPDLSREILAPEKEGPAIRIRDAALIQGTYHISAALEKTDDVGRIFRLFTTASMRNTGEKTDPPEKNPEAALDVHLPWFSMEDLSPDPGKNFARVHRKYTGDTLPLRIRLGGIPVPDLPVTLTTAEGWQQTLNTDEAGLVTFVLIKERFHGKGVNKAPITFYARTELNSDYEGHRQLIKKARAKTGEEHPAGKSEILRTSLALPVHPTPLDWESRAAGFYTLILTGLAIGLGTAIRRRKRRGRWF, translated from the coding sequence ATGAAGAAGCGTTCCTCGGCCATATGCATTCTGCCCATACCCGAACCCCGCAGAGGGACATGTTTTTTTCCACTGCTCCTTACTCTTCTTTTTTTCCTTCCCATGACAAGCCCTGCAGACCCGGGCTTTCTTTTCCTTGAACCCGGCCCTGAAATGCGACGTTCCGGTGGCGGCAATGCCCATGGAGGTGGTCATGGTTCAGGTGCTGGCACACAGAGAAAAAAAGAGGGGCAGGATACATCAGAAAATGAAACACACTCCGGCAGCAAAAAAACAGGAATGAAGGAAAAGGGAGAAAAAAGCCCCATGGAATCCCAGGGAAAGGGGCATCCCGGATCAAGGGCTTCTGAACCGGAAAAAGGAGAAAAAAAAGAACGGGAAAAAAGAGCTGCCATGTCCCACCCCGCCCACTATACCCTGCTTCTGGGCTGGCCGCCTGCCATTAAAGCCGAAGCCTCAAAGGAGCTTCTCAGGGCAGAGACTGCCATCCTGAGACCGGACCTTTCCAGAGAGATTCTTGCACCAGAAAAAGAAGGTCCTGCCATCCGCATCCGGGATGCGGCCCTGATTCAGGGAACCTACCACATCAGCGCAGCACTGGAAAAAACCGACGATGTGGGCAGGATATTCAGGCTTTTCACCACGGCTTCCATGCGCAACACAGGAGAAAAGACAGACCCCCCCGAAAAAAATCCGGAAGCTGCCCTTGACGTCCATCTGCCATGGTTTTCCATGGAAGACCTGAGTCCGGATCCGGGCAAAAACTTTGCAAGAGTCCACAGAAAATACACGGGCGACACCCTGCCCCTGAGAATCCGGCTGGGGGGCATCCCCGTACCGGACCTTCCCGTTACCCTCACCACGGCAGAGGGCTGGCAACAGACCCTGAACACCGATGAGGCCGGTCTGGTCACTTTCGTCCTGATCAAAGAAAGGTTCCATGGCAAAGGTGTAAACAAAGCACCCATCACCTTTTATGCAAGGACAGAACTGAACAGTGATTACGAAGGGCACCGGCAGCTAATAAAAAAGGCCCGGGCTAAAACAGGTGAAGAACACCCTGCTGGAAAATCAGAAATTCTCCGCACATCCCTTGCCCTGCCCGTTCATCCCACCCCCCTGGACTGGGAAAGCCGTGCCGCAGGATTTTATACCCTCATTCTCACGGGCCTTGCCATCGGACTGGGTACGGCCATCCGGAGAAGAAAAAGGAGGGGAAGATGGTTCTGA
- a CDS encoding L-lactate MFS transporter, protein MTEGKVMNRWLVVMGAIMVQMCLGAIYAWSVFTGALQDAGWTAAQTQVVFSVALVSYALSMVGAGFKLNTVGPRNMAILGGLILGIGYVIAGLFGGTSFWMLLIFIGIVGGTGIGVGYVVPIAVGMRWFPDKKGLITGLAVAGFGLGAMLWVKLAGSMGNLIANFGLGTTFVILGITFAVFVTIGGMFMVFPPEGWLPAGYTPETSTTGGTSSVAAEFGAGEMVKTPQFWMIFFTFAFLASAGLMSIGLMQLYPMEALMANGMDRASAMAVAGTAMAVFFSIANAAGRVVWGIISDVLGRKNSMVILAFSQGAVVMAFTSMAGTPALLYLGATLIGFNFGGGLALFPTLTADTFGSQSVGRNYPLIFLAYGAGALLGPNLGGILGGMGKFGMAFTICGILCIMGGVLTMMLRAPEKKTDEAMDAEMEAA, encoded by the coding sequence ATGACTGAAGGTAAGGTCATGAACCGGTGGCTGGTGGTTATGGGTGCCATCATGGTTCAGATGTGCCTGGGCGCAATCTACGCCTGGTCCGTATTCACGGGAGCGTTGCAGGATGCCGGTTGGACAGCGGCCCAGACCCAGGTGGTCTTTTCCGTGGCACTGGTTTCCTATGCCCTGTCCATGGTGGGTGCAGGCTTCAAACTAAATACGGTAGGCCCCAGGAATATGGCCATACTGGGTGGCCTGATTCTTGGCATCGGCTATGTAATTGCCGGACTTTTCGGCGGCACCAGTTTCTGGATGCTGCTGATCTTCATCGGCATTGTGGGCGGCACCGGTATTGGTGTGGGCTATGTGGTACCCATTGCCGTGGGCATGCGCTGGTTTCCCGATAAAAAGGGGCTTATCACCGGACTTGCCGTAGCTGGCTTTGGCCTCGGTGCCATGCTCTGGGTAAAACTGGCAGGAAGCATGGGCAATCTCATTGCTAATTTCGGCCTGGGCACCACCTTTGTCATTCTGGGTATCACCTTTGCCGTCTTTGTAACCATAGGCGGGATGTTCATGGTCTTCCCCCCCGAAGGCTGGCTGCCCGCAGGATACACACCTGAGACCAGCACTACCGGAGGAACCAGCAGTGTAGCTGCAGAATTCGGTGCCGGTGAAATGGTAAAAACCCCGCAATTCTGGATGATCTTTTTCACCTTTGCCTTCCTTGCCAGTGCTGGTCTCATGAGCATCGGCCTTATGCAGCTTTACCCCATGGAAGCTCTGATGGCCAATGGCATGGACAGGGCTTCGGCCATGGCCGTTGCCGGAACCGCCATGGCGGTTTTCTTCTCCATTGCCAATGCCGCAGGCCGAGTAGTATGGGGGATTATATCAGATGTTCTGGGCCGGAAAAACTCCATGGTCATCCTTGCCTTCTCCCAGGGTGCCGTAGTCATGGCCTTTACCTCCATGGCCGGAACCCCGGCCCTCCTCTACCTCGGTGCCACCCTCATCGGCTTTAACTTCGGCGGTGGTCTTGCCCTCTTTCCAACACTGACGGCAGACACCTTCGGTTCCCAGAGTGTGGGCAGAAACTACCCCCTTATCTTCCTTGCCTATGGAGCAGGCGCTCTGCTGGGCCCCAATCTGGGTGGTATTCTGGGTGGCATGGGCAAATTTGGTATGGCCTTCACCATCTGCGGCATCCTCTGTATCATGGGTGGTGTTCTTACCATGATGCTGCGCGCCCCTGAAAAAAAAACGGATGAAGCCATGGATGCCGAAATGGAAGCCGCATAA
- a CDS encoding 4Fe-4S binding protein, whose product MRIDRIRLFVQTLCFVFLIYGGLSVFSIGSAIPTMACIYAENRGGSCFLYPFQRFLSMPWASLFGSAAIPFLVYLGTFFIWALVFGKTFCGWICPLGFLQDMITKIREWVGIDGSRFAWKTRDRFQWVKYALLVLLILLPMGIGNSLMGLPRFTADLAVPFCQICPGKPIIPLFAGDTSHLIIDFSSATKLILSSLSMLIAGLFLVGGFVKRRYICAFCPMAALLSLFDRIGLVGLKKKGEACTCCGNCFRACPMEIREIAELRDKKHIVTQDCMLCMRCIEVCPENKALTATIIGLPVFSASAEGFLKRQAKTAYAAKAHDDAKVLQDSVTDPESASR is encoded by the coding sequence ATGCGCATAGACCGTATCCGACTCTTTGTTCAAACCCTGTGCTTTGTTTTTCTCATATATGGCGGCCTTAGCGTATTTTCCATTGGCAGTGCCATTCCCACCATGGCCTGTATTTATGCGGAAAACCGGGGAGGCTCCTGTTTTCTTTATCCATTCCAGCGTTTTCTTTCCATGCCCTGGGCCAGCCTCTTCGGCAGCGCTGCCATCCCCTTCCTTGTCTATCTGGGCACCTTTTTCATCTGGGCCTTAGTTTTTGGCAAAACCTTCTGCGGCTGGATATGCCCCTTGGGTTTTCTTCAGGATATGATCACAAAAATCCGGGAATGGGTGGGCATTGACGGCTCCCGCTTTGCATGGAAAACCCGGGACCGCTTCCAGTGGGTTAAATACGCCCTTCTAGTGCTGCTCATTCTTTTACCCATGGGCATAGGAAACAGCCTCATGGGACTGCCCCGGTTCACAGCGGATCTGGCAGTCCCCTTCTGCCAGATCTGTCCGGGTAAACCCATCATTCCCCTTTTTGCAGGCGACACCAGCCATTTGATCATTGATTTTTCCAGTGCCACCAAGCTCATTCTCTCTAGCCTTTCCATGCTCATTGCAGGACTTTTCCTTGTGGGAGGCTTTGTCAAACGCCGCTACATCTGCGCCTTCTGCCCCATGGCTGCCCTGCTTTCCCTCTTTGACCGCATCGGTCTTGTGGGACTTAAAAAAAAGGGGGAAGCCTGCACCTGCTGCGGCAACTGTTTCAGGGCCTGTCCCATGGAAATCCGGGAGATCGCAGAGCTGCGGGACAAAAAACACATTGTCACCCAGGACTGCATGCTCTGCATGCGCTGCATTGAAGTATGCCCGGAAAACAAGGCCCTGACGGCCACCATCATAGGACTGCCCGTTTTTTCCGCATCCGCCGAAGGCTTCCTTAAACGTCAGGCAAAAACAGCTTACGCAGCCAAGGCCCATGATGATGCCAAGGTTCTGCAAGATTCCGTCACAGACCCAGAAAGTGCTTCCAGATGA
- a CDS encoding sulfite exporter TauE/SafE family protein: MSGLPALPLEFPALFLAGLAFGLGICSTSCLPLMGTCILGNSRKPSDGILALLSFISGRLFTAGLLGAIFGGLGQAAMARLETPSMTLASGLFTLLAGLFLLFRPRCSGCASRKRAAAPPLLLGLASPLVPCLPYAAMMAAAAASGSAMKGAGLAMVFTLGTSLSPLILACMAMGWVGAGMAGKLPRQIEGFSRAAGLVVAIFGIKTLILGLAMA, from the coding sequence ATGAGTGGTCTGCCTGCGCTTCCCCTGGAATTTCCAGCCCTCTTTCTCGCGGGGCTGGCCTTTGGCCTTGGCATCTGCAGCACCTCCTGTCTTCCACTGATGGGAACCTGCATTCTGGGTAACAGCCGGAAACCTTCGGACGGCATACTGGCCCTGCTAAGCTTTATTTCCGGCAGGCTGTTCACCGCAGGACTTCTCGGTGCCATCTTCGGCGGGCTGGGGCAGGCAGCCATGGCCCGGTTAGAAACACCGTCCATGACTCTGGCTTCCGGCCTTTTCACCCTGCTGGCAGGACTTTTTCTCCTGTTCCGGCCAAGGTGCAGCGGATGTGCAAGCAGAAAAAGGGCCGCTGCCCCTCCCCTGCTGCTGGGCCTGGCAAGCCCTCTGGTGCCCTGCCTGCCCTATGCGGCCATGATGGCGGCAGCGGCAGCCTCGGGTTCCGCCATGAAGGGTGCGGGTCTTGCCATGGTTTTCACCCTTGGCACCAGCCTTTCTCCCCTGATTCTGGCCTGCATGGCCATGGGCTGGGTAGGGGCGGGCATGGCCGGGAAGCTCCCCCGGCAGATTGAAGGCTTTTCCAGGGCTGCAGGTCTGGTGGTGGCCATTTTCGGTATCAAAACCCTGATACTGGGCCTGGCGATGGCCTGA
- a CDS encoding DUF4198 domain-containing protein: MKKKAGKIITGAILGLGLLVSQVSAHDLWVNMTEYTPALWQHAKYAPTARAKTVVYFGWGHSYPMADFISDRVWGGLERIEPDGSRIPMEVGTEGFRALRVDMHTPGARVFAAHTKPAYYGPVEGKKDFHQIYYEKYAKALVSVLPQRTLPLDGPDSNPFATPIGHKVEIVPMVNPNRLQPGDSLEVRVLVDGKPAADYELAASSLFAANAKEVKTRTDKSGMGSLVLEEFYGPWIVKASRSFPATGEKALKCESISYTATMTFALPYIRGN; the protein is encoded by the coding sequence ATGAAGAAAAAAGCAGGAAAGATTATCACCGGTGCAATTTTGGGGTTGGGTTTACTGGTATCCCAGGTTTCTGCCCATGATCTGTGGGTGAATATGACGGAATATACTCCTGCCCTCTGGCAGCATGCCAAGTATGCGCCAACGGCAAGGGCCAAGACAGTGGTTTATTTCGGATGGGGTCACAGTTATCCCATGGCGGATTTTATTTCTGACAGGGTATGGGGAGGACTGGAGCGCATAGAGCCCGATGGCAGTCGTATTCCCATGGAAGTGGGAACGGAGGGCTTCCGGGCATTGCGTGTGGATATGCATACCCCCGGTGCCAGGGTTTTTGCGGCCCATACAAAGCCAGCTTATTATGGGCCTGTGGAAGGGAAAAAGGATTTTCACCAGATCTATTATGAAAAATATGCCAAGGCTCTGGTTTCTGTGCTGCCCCAGCGAACCCTTCCCCTGGACGGGCCGGACAGCAATCCCTTTGCAACACCCATAGGACATAAGGTGGAGATTGTGCCCATGGTTAATCCCAACCGGCTGCAGCCGGGGGACAGCCTTGAGGTCAGGGTGCTGGTGGATGGGAAGCCTGCTGCGGATTATGAACTGGCAGCCAGCAGCCTTTTTGCTGCCAATGCGAAGGAAGTGAAGACCCGGACCGATAAGTCTGGCATGGGAAGTCTTGTTCTTGAAGAATTTTACGGTCCATGGATAGTGAAGGCCAGCCGGAGTTTTCCCGCAACAGGGGAAAAGGCATTGAAATGTGAGAGTATCAGTTACACTGCCACCATGACCTTTGCTTTGCCCTATATCAGAGGTAATTAA
- a CDS encoding acyl-CoA dehydratase activase, which yields MDLYLGIDIGSTTTKIALMDTEGLMGSRVQPTGVHCGDTVETALKDLLRETGLQREDIRKTVATGYGRRLIPFADEVISEITANVRGTSWSCTDLETPVRTILNIGGQDSKVISVDSFGVTENFAMNDKCAAGTGRFLETVARILEINMTDLGPLSMEAEIPLKINATCAVFAESEIISLIARKKAPSEIAAGAHYAIARRLSRMARRVGVTEPVAFDGGPALNKGLVKAIEDELALDIHVPAWPQITTAIGAALLARDAHMVAAA from the coding sequence ATGGATCTTTACCTTGGCATAGACATCGGCTCCACCACCACAAAAATAGCCCTCATGGATACCGAAGGCCTTATGGGAAGCAGGGTGCAGCCCACGGGCGTACACTGCGGAGACACCGTGGAAACAGCCCTGAAGGATCTTCTCCGTGAAACCGGCCTCCAGCGGGAAGACATCCGCAAAACCGTGGCAACGGGCTATGGCCGCCGCCTGATTCCCTTTGCCGATGAGGTGATCAGTGAAATCACGGCCAATGTCCGGGGAACCTCCTGGAGCTGCACGGATCTTGAAACACCCGTGCGCACCATCCTCAACATCGGCGGTCAGGACAGCAAGGTCATTAGCGTAGACAGCTTCGGCGTTACGGAAAACTTTGCCATGAATGACAAGTGCGCCGCAGGAACCGGCCGTTTTCTGGAAACCGTGGCAAGGATTCTGGAAATCAATATGACAGACTTAGGCCCCCTTTCCATGGAAGCGGAGATTCCTCTTAAAATCAATGCCACCTGTGCCGTGTTTGCTGAATCGGAAATAATCTCCCTCATTGCCCGTAAAAAAGCCCCATCGGAAATCGCAGCAGGGGCCCATTATGCCATAGCAAGGCGACTTTCCCGCATGGCACGGCGGGTGGGCGTAACGGAACCCGTGGCCTTTGACGGCGGACCTGCCCTGAATAAAGGCCTTGTAAAGGCCATAGAAGATGAACTGGCCCTGGATATCCATGTCCCGGCCTGGCCGCAGATAACAACGGCCATCGGTGCTGCCCTGCTGGCAAGGGATGCCCACATGGTGGCCGCCGCATGA
- a CDS encoding STAS domain-containing protein: MEGNIRILEIDGPFFFGSTSKLVDEVDEVLGTKVVIFDCRRIPFIDLSATFALEETILRLKGSKIQSFVVLTEALRDELVHLHDRDLPEEILFMDFNKSLEEARKLDPRK, translated from the coding sequence ATGGAAGGCAACATACGTATCCTGGAAATCGACGGACCCTTTTTCTTCGGCTCCACGAGCAAGCTTGTGGATGAGGTGGACGAGGTGCTGGGTACAAAGGTGGTGATTTTTGACTGCCGCAGAATTCCCTTCATTGACTTAAGTGCCACCTTTGCCCTAGAAGAAACCATTCTTAGGCTTAAAGGATCAAAGATTCAATCCTTTGTAGTTCTGACTGAAGCACTTCGAGATGAGCTTGTGCACCTCCATGACCGGGACCTGCCAGAAGAAATTCTGTTTATGGATTTTAACAAGTCATTGGAAGAGGCAAGAAAACTGGATCCGCGCAAATAA
- a CDS encoding SulP family inorganic anion transporter produces MTKVFSINTLRGDLFGGLTAGIVALPLALAFGVASGAGAAAGLYGAIMLGMMAAIFGGTRTQISGPTGPMTVVFASVIVSVGGDLSMAMAAVLIAGLIQIIMGCLMAMIIHRMIRQTTSAFIPRMTTAPMPWKATYVSWKSTDPFSSAPRASLWMRWTRCWVQRW; encoded by the coding sequence ATGACTAAAGTCTTTTCCATCAACACCCTCCGGGGAGATCTTTTCGGCGGACTAACCGCCGGTATTGTCGCCCTCCCCCTGGCCCTGGCCTTTGGAGTCGCTTCCGGCGCAGGAGCAGCCGCAGGCCTTTACGGAGCCATAATGCTGGGCATGATGGCCGCCATTTTTGGTGGAACCCGTACCCAGATATCCGGTCCCACCGGACCCATGACCGTTGTTTTTGCTTCCGTTATTGTTTCCGTAGGCGGTGATCTTTCCATGGCCATGGCTGCTGTACTCATTGCAGGACTCATCCAGATCATCATGGGCTGCCTGATGGCCATGATCATCCATCGCATGATCCGGCAGACAACCTCTGCATTCATCCCCCGGATGACAACCGCTCCGATGCCATGGAAGGCAACATACGTATCCTGGAAATCGACGGACCCTTTTTCTTCGGCTCCACGAGCAAGCTTGTGGATGAGGTGGACGAGGTGCTGGGTACAAAGGTGGTGA
- a CDS encoding 2-hydroxyacyl-CoA dehydratase family protein yields the protein MKSALIQKLSAISGKIKAAGTPEVPTDPKESSKISPEDRVARRLSLHMGMAVREIFDNIALEKNRPASMAPFDTLFKNFADAPEKILPPTRRKKIGIYCMAVPEELIYAAGALPVRLCAGSGDAAEAGEALFPDVSCPMVKAATGFTRTGVLPMYRECDLIIIPTTCDWKVKLGELISRHVPVMMLSVPKFKAAESSRRFWYAEIRRLMHALEKITGKRITRKKLRAAMDMMHKAQQEFRRLQTLRMDDLSLIRGRDAAAVANAWFYMDAADWTLAAKNLNEELLERKKKGLGTAPKAAPRILLTGSPVIFPNWKIPDLIENAGGTLTCDELCSSGRLLWDMACIDEPLFDDMLDALADRCLLPCTCPVFTDREDRKTRLFRMIKDYKVEGVVHHVLKGCHPYDMELRPLEAELAAAGVSQLKIETDYSPEDTEPLRTRVEAFVETLKGRRMRMGKSA from the coding sequence ATGAAATCTGCCCTTATCCAGAAACTATCGGCCATTTCCGGAAAAATAAAAGCTGCCGGAACCCCTGAGGTCCCAACAGACCCGAAGGAATCTTCAAAAATCTCTCCCGAAGACCGTGTGGCCAGACGCCTGTCCCTGCACATGGGCATGGCCGTGCGGGAAATCTTTGACAACATTGCCCTGGAAAAAAACCGGCCCGCATCCATGGCCCCCTTTGACACGCTTTTTAAAAACTTTGCCGATGCACCGGAAAAAATTCTGCCCCCAACACGCAGAAAAAAAATCGGCATCTACTGCATGGCCGTACCTGAAGAACTGATCTATGCCGCAGGTGCCCTTCCCGTAAGGCTCTGTGCAGGCAGCGGCGATGCCGCAGAAGCCGGAGAAGCTCTTTTTCCCGATGTCTCCTGTCCCATGGTCAAAGCAGCCACGGGCTTCACCCGCACCGGTGTTCTGCCCATGTACAGGGAATGCGATCTCATCATCATTCCCACCACCTGCGACTGGAAGGTCAAGCTGGGGGAGCTGATCTCCCGTCATGTTCCGGTCATGATGCTCTCTGTCCCAAAATTCAAGGCTGCGGAAAGCTCCCGCAGGTTCTGGTACGCAGAAATCCGCAGACTTATGCATGCACTGGAAAAGATTACCGGAAAGCGCATCACCAGAAAAAAACTGAGGGCTGCCATGGATATGATGCACAAGGCCCAGCAGGAATTCAGAAGGCTGCAGACCCTGCGCATGGATGACCTTTCCCTTATCCGGGGCAGGGATGCGGCTGCCGTAGCCAATGCCTGGTTTTATATGGATGCGGCGGACTGGACCCTTGCTGCAAAAAATCTCAATGAAGAGCTTCTGGAAAGAAAGAAAAAAGGCCTTGGCACAGCTCCGAAGGCGGCCCCCCGCATTCTGCTCACCGGCTCCCCTGTGATTTTTCCCAACTGGAAAATACCGGATCTCATTGAAAATGCTGGTGGCACCCTCACCTGTGACGAATTGTGCAGCTCCGGCAGGCTGCTCTGGGACATGGCCTGCATAGACGAACCCCTTTTTGACGATATGCTGGATGCTCTGGCGGACCGCTGCCTCCTGCCCTGCACCTGCCCCGTGTTCACGGACAGGGAAGACCGAAAAACCAGACTTTTCAGAATGATAAAGGATTACAAGGTGGAAGGCGTGGTGCACCATGTACTGAAGGGGTGTCATCCCTATGACATGGAGCTGCGCCCCCTGGAAGCGGAGCTTGCTGCGGCAGGGGTTTCACAGCTCAAAATAGAAACGGACTACAGTCCCGAAGATACGGAACCCCTGCGCACCCGTGTGGAAGCCTTTGTGGAAACCCTTAAAGGCAGACGGATGCGCATGGGAAAAAGCGCATAG
- a CDS encoding LysR family transcriptional regulator: MINYKQLYYFWNVAKSGGVTHAAKQLNITPQTISHQVSELETSLGTRLFRRVGKRMELTQAGEVTLSRADEIFQIGNEIELLVRDRAISGGFVFRAGVVDTVPKSIAYQLLSATLNLPEPIRLVCHSDKPERLFGELAIHRLDLVIADQPLPRELGVKAYSHELGQSGVTFCASPSLISSLKGSFPDSLHNAPMLLPSQGTSLRSAVSQWLSKNQLRPQIVAEFADTALLKAFGHTGLGIFPVPSVTADEVVRQYNVRIIGKSEGESIRFFAISLERRLKHPAVLAVRKIASGLFSTDVSSMTPEPFL; encoded by the coding sequence ATGATAAATTACAAACAGCTGTATTATTTTTGGAATGTTGCAAAATCTGGTGGTGTGACACATGCTGCAAAGCAACTGAATATAACGCCACAGACCATCAGCCACCAGGTAAGCGAGCTGGAAACATCTCTGGGGACAAGACTCTTCAGGCGGGTAGGTAAGCGCATGGAACTGACCCAGGCAGGGGAAGTGACTCTCTCCCGTGCGGATGAAATCTTTCAGATAGGCAATGAGATAGAACTGCTCGTGAGGGACCGGGCCATCAGCGGTGGTTTTGTTTTCCGGGCAGGCGTCGTGGATACGGTTCCAAAATCCATCGCCTATCAACTGCTCAGTGCCACCCTGAACCTCCCGGAACCAATCCGGCTGGTCTGCCACAGTGATAAGCCCGAACGGCTTTTTGGAGAGCTGGCCATTCACCGTCTGGATCTGGTGATTGCCGACCAGCCCCTGCCAAGGGAACTGGGAGTCAAGGCCTACAGCCATGAACTGGGACAGTCCGGAGTGACCTTCTGTGCCAGCCCCTCCCTGATCAGCTCACTGAAGGGCAGTTTCCCCGACTCCCTTCATAATGCTCCTATGCTTCTGCCCTCCCAGGGCACATCTCTGAGGTCGGCAGTAAGCCAGTGGCTTTCAAAAAATCAGCTCCGGCCGCAGATTGTGGCCGAATTTGCCGATACTGCACTTCTGAAAGCCTTTGGCCACACGGGGCTGGGAATCTTTCCCGTGCCTTCGGTCACAGCCGATGAGGTTGTCAGGCAGTATAACGTTAGGATCATTGGTAAATCTGAGGGGGAAAGTATCAGGTTTTTTGCCATTTCCCTTGAACGACGGCTGAAGCACCCAGCCGTTCTGGCAGTCAGAAAAATTGCCAGCGGCCTCTTCTCCACGGATGTTTCCAGCATGACACCGGAACCTTTCCTTTAA